In Sulfitobacter sp. OXR-159, one DNA window encodes the following:
- a CDS encoding ABC transporter ATP-binding protein: MTLLSIRDLSIALPVGADRLYAAKDINFDLAPGEILCIVGESGSGKSMSANAVMGLLPQGVEPDKGSITFDGQSILGLSEKEMLKLRGSRISMIFQEPLSALNPLMRVGAQIAEVFEAHGALNSSERRARALKLLEEVGIPDPQAAIRAYPFQLSGGQRQRVMIAMALALEPDILIADEPTTALDVTTQAQILKLIEDLRRKRGMAVIFITHDFGVVADIADRVIVMKKGEIVEAGPAQEVLLKPQHPYTRALIDAIPRLTQTDAPEQVERAPLLKVEGLQKTFSTGSGTLFGKRRVVKAVQDVSFELYAGETIGIVGESGSGKSTVGRCLVRLLDPDGGRVLMDDVDIAHMSGAELRAQRRKLQMIFQDPFSSLNPRARVSRILTEGLIAYGTPDKEAKAKARELLELVGLDESAMKRFPHEFSGGQRQRIGIARALALEPSIIIADEAVSALDVSIQAQVLDLLAELKTRLNLSMLFITHDLRVAARICDRIIVMQKGQIVEAGPVSKVLHDPDTAYTRSLLDAIPGQDYERALAAAD, encoded by the coding sequence ATGACCCTGCTTAGCATCCGTGACCTGTCTATCGCTTTGCCCGTGGGGGCCGACCGGCTCTACGCCGCGAAGGACATCAACTTTGACCTCGCACCGGGGGAGATCCTCTGCATCGTTGGCGAAAGCGGGTCGGGCAAATCCATGTCGGCCAATGCGGTGATGGGGCTGCTGCCGCAAGGTGTTGAACCCGACAAGGGCAGCATCACCTTTGACGGCCAGTCGATCCTCGGCCTGTCTGAGAAAGAGATGTTGAAGCTGCGCGGCAGCCGTATTTCGATGATCTTTCAGGAACCGCTCAGCGCGCTGAACCCGCTGATGCGCGTCGGCGCGCAGATCGCTGAGGTGTTCGAGGCGCATGGCGCGCTCAACAGCTCGGAACGGCGCGCGCGGGCGTTGAAACTGCTGGAGGAGGTCGGCATCCCCGACCCCCAAGCGGCGATCCGGGCCTATCCTTTCCAGCTGTCGGGGGGGCAGCGACAAAGGGTCATGATCGCGATGGCCTTGGCGCTCGAGCCTGACATCCTCATCGCGGATGAGCCGACCACGGCGCTTGATGTGACCACCCAAGCGCAGATCCTCAAGCTGATAGAAGACCTGCGGCGCAAGCGCGGCATGGCGGTGATTTTCATCACCCATGATTTTGGCGTGGTGGCCGATATCGCCGACCGGGTGATCGTCATGAAAAAAGGTGAGATCGTTGAGGCTGGCCCCGCGCAGGAGGTGCTGCTGAAACCCCAGCACCCCTATACCCGCGCCCTGATCGACGCGATTCCCCGGCTGACCCAAACCGACGCGCCCGAGCAGGTCGAGCGCGCGCCGCTGCTCAAGGTCGAAGGGCTGCAAAAGACCTTTTCGACCGGCTCTGGCACGCTCTTTGGCAAGCGCCGCGTGGTGAAAGCCGTGCAGGACGTGAGCTTTGAGCTCTACGCAGGTGAAACCATCGGCATCGTCGGCGAGTCCGGTTCGGGCAAATCCACCGTTGGGCGTTGTCTGGTGCGTCTGCTGGACCCAGATGGCGGGCGGGTGCTGATGGATGATGTCGACATCGCCCATATGTCCGGCGCGGAATTGCGCGCGCAGCGGCGCAAGTTGCAGATGATCTTTCAAGACCCGTTTTCGTCGCTCAACCCGCGCGCCCGCGTGTCGCGCATCCTCACCGAAGGGCTGATCGCATATGGCACGCCGGATAAAGAGGCCAAGGCCAAAGCGCGCGAATTGCTCGAACTGGTTGGGCTGGATGAAAGCGCGATGAAGCGTTTCCCGCATGAGTTTTCAGGCGGGCAGCGGCAGCGGATCGGCATTGCCCGTGCGCTGGCGCTGGAGCCGTCGATCATCATTGCGGATGAGGCCGTCTCGGCGCTCGACGTGTCCATTCAGGCGCAGGTGCTTGATCTGCTGGCCGAGTTGAAGACCCGGCTGAACCTGTCGATGCTCTTTATCACCCACGACCTGCGGGTCGCGGCGCGGATCTGCGACCGGATCATCGTCATGCAAAAGGGCCAGATCGTCGAAGCCGGGCCGGTCAGCAAAGTGTTGCACGATCCCGATACCGCCTATACGCGCAGCCTGCTCGACGCTATTCCGGGGCAGGATTATGAACGCGCGCTGGCGGCTGCCGACTAG
- a CDS encoding GntR family transcriptional regulator, translating to MAEISQVSLGDAIYDRVCQDLVEGKLRPNEKVTIRGLAERLGTSSTPVRDAVQRLLRDEALIQRSMRDVRVPVLTEAQYLEIASIRRELEGFAAGRAAEMVGPKEVRRLKKIVERNEAAAVAGRWPQAVKYNQEFHFALVEAAEMPILLAILSGLWLRMGPLIAGYYAREQLGLVRHHQAIIAACENRDPAAAAAEMRADIDDAKEGIIRYIESFTIGE from the coding sequence ATGGCCGAGATCAGTCAAGTTTCATTGGGCGATGCGATCTATGATCGGGTCTGTCAGGACTTGGTAGAAGGCAAGCTGCGCCCGAATGAAAAGGTCACCATTCGCGGGTTGGCTGAGCGGTTGGGCACCAGTTCGACCCCGGTACGCGACGCAGTGCAGCGGCTTTTGCGGGATGAGGCTTTGATCCAGCGCAGCATGCGCGACGTGCGCGTGCCGGTGCTGACAGAGGCGCAGTATCTTGAGATCGCAAGCATCCGGCGCGAGTTGGAGGGTTTTGCCGCAGGCCGCGCCGCCGAGATGGTGGGCCCAAAGGAGGTCCGCCGCCTGAAAAAGATCGTGGAGAGGAATGAAGCCGCAGCCGTGGCCGGGCGCTGGCCGCAGGCGGTGAAGTACAATCAAGAGTTCCACTTCGCATTGGTGGAGGCGGCTGAGATGCCCATTCTGCTGGCGATACTCAGTGGGCTGTGGCTGCGCATGGGGCCGCTGATTGCAGGGTACTATGCTCGGGAACAGCTGGGGCTGGTCCGACATCATCAGGCGATCATTGCCGCCTGCGAAAATCGCGATCCTGCGGCGGCTGCCGCGGAGATGCGCGCAGACATAGATGACGCAAAGGAGGGGATCATCAGATATATCGAATCGTTCACCATAGGTGAATGA
- a CDS encoding SDR family oxidoreductase, protein MDTADHDQKTLLLTGASRGIGHATAKAFAGKGWRVIGCSRQAFSPECPWPGGAQDHVQVDLSDPNQTIEAVAQVKRLLNGNPLHALVNNAGISPKGEDGVRLSTLDTDLRTWGQVFHVNFFASVVLARGLQDELSAGRGSVVNVTSIAGSRVHPFAGAAYATSKAALAALTREMAHDFGPLGVRVNAIAPGEVETAILSEGTDKIVRDIPMRRLGQPDEVARAIYFLCSEESSYVSGTEIEVNGGQHV, encoded by the coding sequence ATGGATACTGCGGACCACGACCAAAAGACGCTGCTTTTGACGGGGGCGAGCCGGGGCATCGGTCATGCCACGGCCAAGGCTTTCGCGGGCAAGGGCTGGCGGGTGATTGGCTGTTCCCGGCAGGCGTTCTCGCCCGAATGCCCTTGGCCCGGTGGGGCGCAGGATCATGTGCAGGTCGATCTGAGCGATCCGAACCAGACGATAGAGGCCGTCGCACAGGTCAAGCGGCTGTTGAACGGCAACCCCCTGCACGCGCTGGTCAACAATGCAGGCATTTCGCCAAAGGGTGAAGATGGCGTGCGGCTCAGCACGCTCGACACCGATTTGCGGACCTGGGGACAGGTGTTTCATGTGAACTTCTTTGCCTCCGTGGTGCTGGCGCGGGGGCTTCAGGATGAACTGTCTGCCGGGCGCGGATCGGTGGTGAATGTCACATCTATCGCCGGGTCGCGGGTGCATCCCTTCGCCGGGGCGGCCTATGCCACTTCAAAGGCGGCGCTTGCTGCGCTGACCCGTGAGATGGCCCATGATTTCGGCCCCCTCGGCGTGCGGGTCAACGCAATCGCACCGGGCGAGGTGGAGACGGCAATCCTCAGCGAAGGCACCGACAAGATTGTACGCGACATCCCCATGCGCCGCCTCGGCCAGCCGGATGAGGTGGCGCGGGCGATCTATTTCCTGTGTAGCGAAGAAAGCTCTTATGTCTCTGGAACCGAGATTGAGGTGAACGGCGGGCAGCACGTCTAA
- a CDS encoding ABC transporter permease: protein MMSFWKRFSYNRGAVIGLVILTFVVAAAILAPILFPQSPWKMVQRPFLPPFTQDGLMLGTDALGRNVLAGLAHGAYVSLLVGLVSTIVALAIGVPVGAAAGYFAGRIDDALMRFTEFFQTIPSFALAIVLLAIFQPSLTFVIIAISIVSWPPVARLVRGEVLSLRTREFVEAASLSGLGNLQIITRHILPNALPPIIVLASLMVAQAILLESSLSFLGLGDPNIMSWGYMIGAARTVIRTAWWLSFLPGMAILLTVLALNLIGEGLNDALNPRLTRKSE, encoded by the coding sequence ATGATGAGCTTTTGGAAACGTTTCAGCTATAACCGTGGCGCGGTCATTGGTCTGGTCATCCTGACCTTCGTCGTGGCCGCTGCCATCCTCGCGCCCATCCTTTTCCCGCAAAGCCCGTGGAAAATGGTGCAGCGTCCCTTCCTGCCGCCGTTTACCCAAGACGGGCTGATGTTGGGCACAGATGCGCTTGGCCGCAATGTGCTGGCGGGGCTGGCACATGGGGCTTATGTGAGCCTGCTGGTCGGGCTGGTCTCAACCATCGTAGCGCTGGCCATTGGCGTGCCGGTGGGTGCAGCCGCGGGGTATTTCGCGGGGCGGATTGACGACGCGCTCATGCGCTTTACCGAATTCTTTCAGACCATCCCCAGCTTTGCGCTTGCCATCGTGCTCTTGGCGATCTTTCAGCCCAGCCTGACCTTCGTCATCATCGCGATCTCCATCGTCTCATGGCCCCCCGTGGCGCGTCTGGTGCGCGGCGAGGTGCTGTCGCTCAGAACCCGCGAGTTTGTCGAGGCGGCGAGCCTGTCGGGCCTCGGGAACCTTCAGATCATCACCCGCCACATCCTGCCCAACGCGCTGCCGCCCATTATTGTGCTGGCCTCGCTCATGGTGGCGCAGGCGATCTTGCTGGAAAGCTCGCTGTCCTTTCTGGGGCTGGGCGATCCGAACATCATGTCTTGGGGCTATATGATCGGGGCTGCACGCACCGTGATCCGCACCGCATGGTGGCTGTCCTTCCTGCCGGGCATGGCGATCCTTTTGACCGTGCTGGCGCTGAACCTGATCGGCGAAGGTCTGAACGACGCGCTGAACCCGCGATTGACGAGGAAATCCGAATGA
- a CDS encoding ABC transporter permease: MIRFILGRLVKAVFILLAILVFNFLLIHAAPGDPAAVMAGEAGAADEKFLADLRARFGLDQPLYMQLWLYIKGAVQLDLGYSFRQQMPVAEMIGDRLPATLLLTGVAFVLSLVLGVTAGVAASARQGRWGDTIISTFALLFYATPLFWVALMATLVFSVWLEWLPGFGYSTIGAGYTGFAHVLDVAKHLVLPASTLGLFFTAIYMRMTRASMLEVSRLDFVKTARAKGLTRGVIQRRHILRNALLPVITLAGLQAGQIFGGAILTETVFAWPGIGRLMFEAINQRDYNVILGVFYISAAMVLLFNLITDVIYVIVDPRIRLTT; this comes from the coding sequence GTGATACGTTTCATATTGGGCAGGTTGGTCAAGGCGGTGTTTATCCTGCTGGCGATCCTTGTCTTCAATTTCCTGTTGATCCATGCGGCACCGGGTGACCCTGCGGCGGTCATGGCGGGCGAAGCCGGGGCGGCGGATGAGAAATTCCTTGCAGACCTGCGGGCGCGTTTCGGGCTGGACCAGCCGCTCTACATGCAGCTGTGGCTCTATATCAAAGGCGCGGTGCAGCTTGATCTGGGCTATTCCTTCCGCCAGCAGATGCCGGTGGCCGAGATGATCGGCGACCGTCTGCCAGCGACGCTTTTGCTGACCGGCGTGGCCTTTGTGCTGTCGCTGGTCTTGGGCGTGACCGCAGGTGTCGCGGCCTCCGCCCGGCAGGGGCGGTGGGGTGACACGATCATCTCGACCTTCGCGTTGCTGTTCTATGCCACGCCGCTGTTCTGGGTGGCGCTGATGGCGACGCTGGTGTTTTCGGTCTGGCTCGAATGGTTGCCGGGCTTTGGGTATTCGACCATCGGGGCGGGCTATACGGGGTTTGCCCATGTATTGGATGTGGCGAAACACCTCGTCCTCCCGGCCTCTACCTTGGGGCTGTTCTTTACCGCGATTTATATGCGCATGACGCGGGCTTCGATGCTTGAAGTCTCGCGGCTCGATTTCGTCAAAACCGCCCGTGCCAAAGGGCTGACCCGCGGCGTGATCCAACGGCGGCACATCCTGCGCAATGCGCTTTTGCCGGTCATTACGCTTGCGGGGCTTCAAGCGGGGCAGATCTTTGGCGGGGCGATCCTGACCGAGACCGTTTTCGCATGGCCCGGCATCGGGCGGCTGATGTTCGAGGCGATCAACCAGCGGGATTACAACGTGATCCTCGGGGTCTTTTACATCTCGGCGGCCATGGTGCTGCTGTTCAACCTGATCACGGATGTCATCTATGTCATTGTTGATCCGCGGATAAGGCTGACGACATGA
- a CDS encoding histone deacetylase family protein, translating to MKVFFDERQLGHAPTHYFRRGAAMPHQEQPQRAEILRDMLIGEGFEITKPQDHGLAPIKAVHNPDYVDFLPDAHARFVESAGPDALAIPTMHPGVRRGKEPKDIHGQLGWWMTDTSTPLTEGSWDAAYWSAQTAIETAQTVAAGARAAYALCRPPGHHAMRDCSNGFCFFNNACIAAEHLTQTYKKVALIDIDVHTGNGSLDILYERGDIFFCSLHPDPATYPTFYLGHADETGEGDGAGKSLNLLLEQGASQEEVLALLDKGIAAIRDFGAEALVVSLGFDMAADDPLAAVKVYPTGLPKWRGAWQRSTFPRH from the coding sequence ATGAAAGTCTTTTTCGACGAACGCCAGCTTGGCCATGCACCGACCCACTACTTTCGGCGCGGCGCGGCCATGCCGCATCAAGAACAGCCACAACGTGCTGAAATTCTACGCGATATGTTAATCGGCGAAGGGTTTGAGATTACCAAACCCCAAGACCACGGGCTTGCCCCGATCAAGGCCGTGCACAACCCTGACTATGTCGACTTCCTGCCCGACGCCCATGCCCGTTTCGTCGAAAGCGCGGGCCCTGATGCGCTGGCCATCCCAACCATGCACCCCGGCGTGCGGCGCGGGAAAGAGCCCAAGGACATTCACGGTCAATTGGGCTGGTGGATGACCGACACCTCGACCCCGCTGACCGAAGGGTCATGGGACGCGGCCTATTGGTCGGCCCAAACCGCCATCGAGACGGCCCAGACGGTGGCGGCCGGTGCCCGCGCCGCCTATGCGCTTTGCCGTCCGCCCGGCCACCACGCGATGCGCGATTGCTCAAATGGGTTTTGCTTTTTCAACAACGCTTGCATCGCGGCGGAGCATCTGACCCAGACCTACAAGAAAGTCGCGCTGATCGACATCGACGTGCACACCGGCAATGGCTCGCTCGACATCCTCTATGAACGCGGCGACATCTTCTTCTGCTCGCTGCATCCCGATCCGGCCACCTACCCCACCTTCTACCTCGGCCATGCCGATGAGACGGGCGAAGGCGACGGGGCGGGTAAATCGCTGAACCTGCTGCTGGAACAGGGCGCGAGCCAAGAGGAGGTGCTGGCCCTGCTCGACAAAGGCATCGCCGCAATCCGTGATTTCGGAGCCGAGGCGCTGGTTGTCTCGCTGGGCTTCGACATGGCCGCCGACGATCCGCTGGCCGCCGTGAAGGTCTACCCGACGGGTTTGCCGAAATGGCGCGGCGCTTGGCAGCGCTCAACCTTCCCACGGCATTGA
- a CDS encoding ABC transporter substrate-binding protein — MGIEMLNTTKLTAAVLALALAGPLAAQDGEPKSGGTLNVVIQPEPPSLMIGLVQNGPTQMVGGDIYESLLRYDFDLKPEGQLAESWEISEDGKTYTFKLREGVVFHDGEPFTSADVEFSMDKFLRESHSRMRTYMEHVESIETPDEYTVVFNLKQPFGPFIGIFEPGTAPMIPKHIYEGTDFANNEANNTPIGTGPFKFDKWEKGSFIHLVKNEDYYMEGKPYVDEVYYHVIPDAASRAVAYETGKVDVLPGGSVENFDVARIQAMDNTCITDKGWEYFGPLSWMWVNNDNKPLDDVKVRKAIMHGVDRQFAKDALWNGLGKVSTGPLSSSTRFYDGDTPDISYDPEKAKALLEESSYDGETIRILGLPYGETWQRWAEAVKQNLSEIGMTTEIVPSDVAGWNQKVADRDYDLAFTYLYQYGDPALGVSRTYMGDNAAPGSPWNNVANYQNAETDKLFAEAALMASPEERKAAYKEIQDKIVEDVPNIWLLELGFPTIYRCDVKNPVNTAFGVNDGFRDVWLDK, encoded by the coding sequence ATGGGGATTGAAATGCTTAACACTACCAAATTAACCGCAGCCGTTCTGGCGCTGGCACTGGCTGGACCACTGGCCGCGCAGGATGGCGAGCCGAAATCCGGCGGCACGCTGAACGTCGTGATCCAGCCCGAACCGCCCAGCCTGATGATCGGCCTTGTGCAGAACGGCCCGACACAGATGGTCGGCGGCGATATCTATGAAAGCCTGCTGCGCTATGATTTCGATCTGAAACCCGAAGGCCAATTGGCTGAATCTTGGGAGATTTCAGAGGACGGCAAGACCTATACCTTCAAGCTGCGCGAAGGTGTGGTGTTCCATGACGGAGAGCCCTTCACCTCGGCGGATGTCGAATTCTCCATGGATAAGTTCCTGCGCGAGAGCCACTCGCGGATGCGCACCTATATGGAGCATGTCGAAAGCATCGAGACGCCGGATGAATATACGGTTGTCTTTAACCTCAAGCAGCCCTTCGGCCCCTTCATCGGCATCTTCGAGCCCGGCACCGCGCCGATGATCCCCAAGCATATCTACGAAGGGACGGATTTCGCCAACAATGAGGCGAACAATACGCCCATCGGCACCGGCCCCTTCAAGTTCGACAAATGGGAAAAGGGCAGCTTTATCCATCTGGTCAAGAACGAAGACTACTACATGGAAGGCAAACCCTACGTCGACGAAGTCTATTACCACGTGATCCCCGATGCGGCCTCGCGTGCGGTGGCCTATGAGACCGGCAAGGTCGACGTGCTGCCCGGCGGCTCGGTCGAGAATTTCGACGTGGCGCGTATTCAGGCGATGGACAACACCTGCATCACCGACAAGGGCTGGGAATACTTCGGCCCGCTGTCTTGGATGTGGGTGAACAACGACAACAAGCCGCTTGATGATGTGAAAGTGCGCAAGGCGATCATGCATGGCGTCGACCGTCAATTCGCCAAGGACGCGCTTTGGAATGGTCTGGGCAAGGTTTCGACCGGGCCGCTGTCGTCCTCCACCCGTTTCTATGACGGCGATACGCCGGATATCTCCTATGATCCGGAAAAGGCCAAAGCACTGCTGGAAGAAAGCAGCTATGACGGTGAAACCATCCGCATCTTGGGTCTGCCTTACGGTGAGACGTGGCAGCGCTGGGCCGAGGCGGTCAAACAAAACCTGAGCGAGATCGGCATGACGACCGAGATCGTGCCCTCGGACGTGGCGGGTTGGAACCAGAAGGTCGCAGACCGCGACTATGATCTCGCCTTTACCTACCTCTACCAATACGGTGATCCCGCACTTGGTGTTTCGCGGACCTATATGGGCGACAATGCTGCCCCCGGTTCGCCTTGGAACAACGTGGCGAACTATCAAAACGCCGAGACGGACAAGCTGTTCGCCGAAGCGGCACTGATGGCCAGCCCCGAAGAGCGCAAGGCTGCCTATAAGGAAATCCAAGACAAAATCGTCGAGGACGTGCCGAACATCTGGCTCTTGGAACTGGGCTTCCCCACCATTTACCGCTGCGACGTGAAGAACCCCGTAAACACCGCCTTTGGCGTAAACGACGGTTTCCGCGACGTGTGGCTCGACAAGTAA
- a CDS encoding acetolactate synthase large subunit, whose product MSKTPKEMNGAESVVRSLHAGGVEVCFANPGTSEMQFVDALDRTKLMRCVLGLFEGVVTGAADGYARMAGKPAVTLLHLAPGFANAAANLHNARKARVPMVNLVGDHALRHQKYDAPLSADVEGACAPFSDWVRSGRDAGSFAADAMTALAVAQSKPGKVATLIAPADIGWDAGGKMADAMAPAAPAPLDERALNAAIKALESGEKTVLLVGSAVLESQEAMALLHGIAEKTGADILAPTSNRRMERGQGRFAINKVPYPINAALECLAPYSRAILIETPPPVAFFAYPGKPSLLLPVDCHTVTLAAVDADGSTALAALADRIGAKPATPRDHERPAAPQAGGITLQNLGAALANALPEDAIVVDEAVSSGGATFPAGDSAAPNTWLALTGGSIGIGIPLSAGAAIACPDRPVITLQADGSAMYTIQGLWTQARENSNVTTIILANQSYEILKGELHNVGAQPGPDALSMLNLDRPQLDFVAMAKGMGVPGKRVEDIADLMRTIEEAAKEPGPFLIEAML is encoded by the coding sequence ATGAGCAAGACACCCAAAGAGATGAACGGCGCTGAAAGCGTTGTCCGCAGCCTGCACGCAGGCGGGGTGGAGGTCTGTTTCGCCAACCCCGGTACCTCCGAGATGCAATTCGTCGACGCGCTGGACCGCACCAAACTGATGCGCTGCGTCTTGGGCCTGTTCGAAGGCGTGGTGACGGGCGCCGCCGATGGCTATGCGCGCATGGCTGGGAAACCGGCAGTGACCCTGCTGCACCTCGCGCCCGGCTTTGCCAACGCTGCCGCCAACCTGCACAACGCCCGCAAGGCACGGGTGCCAATGGTGAACCTTGTGGGCGATCACGCGCTGCGGCACCAGAAATACGATGCCCCCCTCTCGGCAGATGTCGAAGGCGCATGCGCGCCGTTTAGCGATTGGGTGCGTTCGGGCCGAGATGCGGGCAGCTTTGCGGCGGATGCGATGACCGCGCTCGCCGTGGCGCAGAGCAAGCCCGGCAAGGTCGCCACACTGATCGCCCCTGCGGACATCGGTTGGGATGCGGGCGGCAAAATGGCCGATGCCATGGCCCCCGCCGCCCCTGCCCCTTTGGATGAACGCGCTCTTAACGCGGCAATCAAAGCCTTGGAGAGCGGTGAGAAAACCGTGCTGCTGGTCGGCAGCGCGGTGCTGGAAAGCCAAGAAGCGATGGCCCTGCTGCACGGCATCGCAGAAAAGACCGGGGCCGACATCCTCGCGCCCACCTCGAACCGCCGGATGGAGCGTGGGCAGGGCCGCTTTGCGATCAACAAAGTCCCCTACCCGATCAACGCGGCCCTTGAATGCCTTGCCCCCTACAGCCGCGCGATCCTGATTGAGACGCCACCTCCCGTGGCCTTCTTTGCCTATCCCGGCAAACCGAGCCTGCTGCTGCCGGTCGATTGTCATACCGTCACATTGGCCGCCGTCGATGCGGACGGCTCCACGGCTTTGGCCGCACTCGCAGACCGCATCGGCGCGAAACCCGCCACCCCGCGCGACCACGAACGACCCGCCGCACCGCAGGCAGGCGGCATCACCCTGCAAAACCTCGGCGCGGCCTTGGCGAACGCATTGCCCGAAGATGCGATTGTGGTGGATGAAGCCGTCTCCTCCGGCGGAGCCACCTTCCCCGCGGGCGACAGTGCGGCGCCGAACACGTGGCTGGCCCTGACCGGCGGATCCATCGGCATCGGTATCCCGCTTTCTGCCGGAGCGGCCATCGCCTGCCCCGACCGTCCGGTCATCACGCTGCAGGCAGATGGCTCGGCCATGTACACCATCCAAGGACTCTGGACCCAAGCGCGCGAGAACTCCAACGTCACCACGATCATCCTCGCCAACCAGTCCTATGAGATCCTCAAGGGCGAATTGCACAACGTCGGCGCGCAGCCCGGCCCCGACGCGCTGAGCATGCTGAACCTCGACCGTCCGCAACTGGATTTCGTCGCCATGGCCAAGGGCATGGGCGTGCCGGGCAAACGGGTCGAAGACATCGCCGACTTGATGCGCACCATCGAAGAGGCCGCAAAAGAGCCCGGCCCCTTCCTCATCGAAGCGATGCTGTAA
- a CDS encoding (2Fe-2S)-binding protein: MIKFELNGRQISVDADPDMPLLWAIRDEIGLTGTKFGCGIGACGACTVHIDGTATRSCITYLADVEGLSVTTIEGLDEEGKHPVQEAWRNLRVPQCGYCQSGQIMQAASLLQDTPNPSDEDIDAVMTGNLCRCMTYPRIRQAVRDAATAMGGSDNG; encoded by the coding sequence ATGATAAAATTCGAATTGAACGGGCGGCAAATCTCTGTCGACGCAGACCCGGACATGCCCCTGTTGTGGGCTATCCGCGATGAAATCGGTCTGACCGGCACCAAGTTTGGCTGTGGCATCGGCGCCTGTGGCGCTTGCACCGTGCATATCGACGGCACGGCGACACGGTCCTGCATCACCTATCTGGCGGATGTTGAGGGCCTGTCGGTCACCACGATCGAAGGGCTGGACGAAGAGGGCAAGCACCCCGTTCAAGAAGCATGGCGCAACCTGCGCGTGCCGCAATGCGGTTACTGCCAGTCGGGCCAGATCATGCAGGCGGCGTCGCTGTTGCAAGACACGCCGAACCCCAGTGACGAAGACATCGACGCGGTGATGACCGGCAACCTTTGCCGCTGCATGACCTACCCCCGTATCCGTCAAGCCGTGCGCGACGCCGCCACCGCAATGGGAGGTTCCGACAATGGCTAA